The Acinetobacter defluvii genome includes a region encoding these proteins:
- a CDS encoding 3'-5' exonuclease has product MRFPVLVFDIETLTDHQSGAHLYGLDLPEDDLEQALMKIRRQEAGTDFQRLPLHEIVCISGLWIDESGAMKLFSFSREHFSEAEILTKFLSIFDKRHPTLVSWNGSQFDLPVILFRAMYHGLSAPSLFDQGEIDTQKRYNNYQNRYHHRHVDLMDVMAMFNGRHFQKLDDIAHLLGFPGKRGIKGYFVPEYVKTEQWLKLTSYCEGDVLNTWLIFLRWSLLKGQISLSDHQLWIQASIHYLQGQPQQAEFLQIWRETSQKTAFSAKDFPSTAN; this is encoded by the coding sequence ATGCGTTTTCCCGTACTTGTTTTTGATATTGAAACATTGACTGATCACCAATCGGGTGCACATTTGTACGGGTTAGATTTACCTGAAGATGATTTAGAACAAGCGTTAATGAAAATCCGACGTCAAGAAGCAGGCACGGATTTTCAACGTTTACCCCTGCACGAAATTGTCTGTATCTCAGGCTTATGGATTGATGAAAGTGGTGCGATGAAGTTGTTTTCATTTAGCCGAGAGCATTTTTCTGAAGCAGAAATTTTAACTAAATTCCTTTCGATCTTTGATAAACGTCATCCAACCTTAGTGAGTTGGAATGGTTCACAGTTTGATTTGCCTGTGATTTTGTTCCGTGCTATGTATCATGGTTTATCTGCACCAAGTTTGTTCGATCAAGGTGAGATTGACACACAAAAACGGTATAATAACTATCAAAATCGTTATCACCATCGACATGTTGATCTGATGGATGTGATGGCGATGTTTAATGGTCGGCATTTCCAGAAATTAGACGATATTGCGCATTTACTTGGTTTTCCGGGTAAACGTGGCATCAAAGGATATTTTGTTCCTGAGTATGTCAAAACCGAGCAGTGGTTGAAGTTGACCAGCTATTGCGAAGGTGATGTGTTAAATACATGGCTGATTTTTTTACGTTGGAGTTTACTTAAAGGTCAGATTTCTTTATCAGATCATCAACTTTGGATTCAAGCCAGTATTCATTATTTACAAGGTCAACCCCAACAAGCTGAGTTTTTGCAGATTTGGCGTGAAACGTCACAAAAAACTGCATTCAGTGCCAAAGATTTTCCCTCCACTGCAAATTAG
- the cysM gene encoding cysteine synthase CysM, whose translation MRNTQPDFFTDDFLLDHYVGKTPLVRLQRLANHTQATVLAKLEGNNPAGSVKDRPAYNMIMQAEKRGQIQPGDTLIEATSGNTGIALAMVAAMRGYNMRLIMPAASSQERKDAMRAYGAELIEAASMEEARDMALQMQQEGQGLVLNQFGNPDNVEAHYLTTGPEIWQQTGGKITHFVSAMGTTGTIMGISKYLKEQNPEIQIIGLQPSEGSNIAGIRRWPQEYLPTIFDPSRVDRIMDIPQIEAEKTARTLARQEGISAGTSSGGAVWASIKIAEENPEAVIVCIVCDRGDRYLSTGLFSVED comes from the coding sequence ATGCGTAACACACAACCTGATTTTTTCACTGATGATTTTTTGCTTGACCATTATGTCGGAAAAACGCCTTTGGTGCGTTTGCAGCGATTGGCAAATCATACTCAAGCAACCGTACTGGCAAAACTTGAGGGCAATAATCCAGCAGGTTCTGTTAAAGATCGTCCTGCATATAACATGATTATGCAAGCTGAAAAACGTGGTCAAATTCAGCCAGGTGATACCTTGATTGAAGCGACCAGTGGAAATACAGGCATTGCCTTGGCGATGGTGGCTGCTATGCGTGGTTACAATATGCGTTTGATTATGCCTGCTGCATCGAGCCAAGAACGTAAAGATGCGATGCGTGCGTATGGTGCAGAGTTGATCGAAGCTGCAAGCATGGAAGAAGCGCGTGATATGGCTTTACAAATGCAACAAGAAGGACAAGGTTTAGTTTTAAATCAGTTTGGTAATCCTGATAATGTTGAAGCACATTATCTGACCACTGGTCCAGAAATTTGGCAGCAAACGGGCGGTAAAATTACCCATTTTGTGAGTGCTATGGGAACGACTGGCACAATTATGGGGATTTCAAAATATTTAAAAGAACAAAATCCAGAAATTCAAATCATTGGTTTACAGCCCTCTGAAGGTTCAAATATCGCAGGGATTCGTCGTTGGCCACAAGAGTATTTACCAACGATCTTTGATCCATCACGTGTTGATCGCATCATGGATATTCCACAAATCGAAGCTGAAAAAACTGCACGTACGTTGGCACGTCAAGAAGGCATCAGTGCAGGAACCTCATCGGGTGGTGCGGTGTGGGCTTCGATTAAAATCGCTGAAGAAAATCCTGAAGCCGTGATCGTCTGTATCGTATGTGATCGTGGTGATCGTTATTTGTCGACAGGCTTATTTTCAGTAGAGGATTAA